Genomic window (Trichomycterus rosablanca isolate fTriRos1 chromosome 27, fTriRos1.hap1, whole genome shotgun sequence):
TACAGGCCAGCTCCATGGTCAGAGCGGGTTTCTTTTCGGCCACGAACACGTTCCTCAGGATCCGGGCCATCTCCGGCAGGTGCGACATCATCGACAGGCGCTCCTCTCGTTTCGGGTCCCGGGTCATGGCCGCTTGTAGTTTCTGCGCTTCTTTGGCTCTGATCTGGTGAAGCGAGAGAAAGGACATTTGTAAAAGGAGTTTTAATAAATGTCATTAAAGTAAAGCACTGCCGAACAGCGTGGAGGTTTTAACACGTACCCTCTCCAGCAGAGACTGGGACACGCCCTCGAGAGCGCTGGAGGTCTGTGTGGGTGTCTCAGCTGGTTTTCCTGGAGGATCCGCCTCTTTAGAACGAGCCGCTTCTGCTGTTTTTAAAGCCATGTTAGCCAACGCCTTCTCCATCTGCATGAACAAAACAACGTTTGAAAATCTGGTACAAATATCAACCAGCAATGAAACTTTAAGTATGTGTGATTTCTTTAGCCTCTTAATGTCCTCTACCTTTGGGGTCGTCTTGGGCTAGAGTGTGGTAGCGCCGGTAGGCTGGAAGATTCGTGctgaattgaaaataaaaaaagcagatGATAAGAGTGCCGAggatccactcatccacagatCAATTCTACATGTTAGTTAAATCCTACCCTTCATCGGCTTTGTGCAGGTCTCGTTTCTGCTCCTCGCTGGTTTTCTCCTGCTCCGAGAGTCTTTCCTCCTTCCTCTGCTGAACCTCGACCGCGAGCTCCCTGGCACTGTCCAGTCGAGACTGGAGCTCGGCGACGGCCGACACCGGGGCTGGTTTCGGTGAGGTCGTCGATTCGGCCTGACCTTTCAGTTTCTGCAGACGAGCTTTCAATGTTGCCACGTCTTCTCTGGAAAATTGTTTCTGGAACAAGATCAAGATAAATACAACAACTGCTGATTAGACAAACTGAAATCATTTAGATGAGTCCCtagatttattgatttttacctTGTTTTTGGTAGTCTGCTTAGATTTGCTTACTTTGTTCAAGGGGGAACCATGTGCACCCTGTTCGACCACATTGTTCGAGTCTTCTCGGGTTGGCGTGGTGGCCAAAGCCTGCATATGCAAACCACAATTGCATTAAAGCACAAACATTAACTCTTGGGTAGCAACGACTATATCCTCCCAGTCTAAACACGCTATCTTGATGGTTTTCTGA
Coding sequences:
- the LOC134303866 gene encoding DNA replication factor Cdt1-like, coding for MAQARVTDYFSQSKKAGTDRSLRSKSQKTRTAAEQRVVSEVKSVKSRSSRSSRAASTQQQSAQLQAVQEEFLRVIDEAVSAPPDHVDQEELDPVQQSPRTPKRTSAEAEFDLGSTVFASATELHSTAKKRLRVAKEEAAAAATKKTARKKLVLSKHGETEKALATTPTREDSNNVVEQGAHGSPLNKVSKSKQTTKNKKQFSREDVATLKARLQKLKGQAESTTSPKPAPVSAVAELQSRLDSARELAVEVQQRKEERLSEQEKTSEEQKRDLHKADEGTNLPAYRRYHTLAQDDPKVSLLVDICTRFSNVVLFMQMEKALANMALKTAEAARSKEADPPGKPAETPTQTSSALEGVSQSLLERIRAKEAQKLQAAMTRDPKREERLSMMSHLPEMARILRNVFVAEKKPALTMELACNRMTRSYRSSLGAGEMEKQLRLLADSVPEWLTLHPIRKDVYLKLNKNTNVSLVLEKLNRKIKEEERC